One part of the Mytilus trossulus isolate FHL-02 chromosome 11, PNRI_Mtr1.1.1.hap1, whole genome shotgun sequence genome encodes these proteins:
- the LOC134690198 gene encoding uncharacterized protein LOC134690198, whose protein sequence is MMVSSLGVAHRSAKECKDKWGNTKKEAKKIFSVNKRDQGKTGGGPQAKPVSVAVHRTIDLCKDSASFKGIGGVESCIIAGAAEAGLSEDDSEMACTGSQDLFQSAMECQSESSLQPPTPPSPSVLSGFIGNRAVPIVVNPTRQAENNESHAVPTAATATKKRKATAGDVYELQVVYFRGEIEKQKKEMKKLDLQIELLERIKAKEYQPMTLSQCLTALGTTN, encoded by the exons ATGATGGTGTCTTCTCTTGGTGTTGCCCATAGGTCAGCCAAGGAGTGTAAAGATAAATGGGGCAACACCAAGAAAGAGGCAAAGAAGATCTTTTCTGTCAACAAGAGAGACCAGGGAAAAACAGGTGGTGGACCACAGGCTAAGCCAGTGAGTGTGGCAGTGCACAGAACCATAGATCTGTGCAAGGACTCTGCTTCCTTCAAGGGCATAGGAGGTGTAGAAAGCTGCATCATTG CTGGTGCAGCTGAGGCTGGATTGTCTGAAGATGATTCTGAAATGGCCTGTACAGGGTCCCAGGATTTATTTCAGTCAGCTATGGAATGCCAATCTGAGTCCTCACTACAACCTCCAACACCTCCTTCACCATCAGTTCTTTCAGGGTTTATTGGTAACCGGGCAGTACCAATTGTGGTAAACCCAACTAGACAGGCTGAGAACAATGAATCCCATGCCGTCCCTACAGCTGCTACAGCCACAAAGAAGAGAAAAGCCACAGCAGGAGATGTTTATGAGCTTCAG GTTGTGTATTTTAGGggtgaaattgaaaaacagaAGAAGGAGATGAAAAAGCTGGACTTGCAAATAGAACTGCTGGAGAGAATCAAGGCAAAGGAATACCAGCCAATGACGTTGTCACAGTGTCTTACGGCTCTTGGTACTACCAACTAA